Within the Glycine max cultivar Williams 82 chromosome 12, Glycine_max_v4.0, whole genome shotgun sequence genome, the region TTTTGCAGCTACAAATTTTTCCCACTTTTAAGATGAAGAAACTACTAAAAACTAATTAAGGCTATGGTTGGGTAATTGTTTGGCCTTCTCCAACATACTTTTACTTTAGTGAACTTAGATTATTAATAAGTTTGGTTGtctctcaaataattttttcaccTATGTTGGATACTAAATTGACTTTCAGTTCAAAGCAAACATATAGGTTGCTTTTAAAAAGTTCAGTTTTAAGTTAAGAAAatgtaatgaaaaatattaaatgtcatCAATATTACAttacttccttttttttactcactatgtattttgtctTACTCccgtatatttaaaatttataatttattaattatacattATTAGTGTAAATTTACATTGTGATCAACTACAAACTactattaattatatgatttttaagataattatcataaaaattaacaaatttattacacATGTTAGATTatgattagataataatataaaactaatctTACAATCATCAatgtttaaactattttttcttttaagtaagaaaaaaagttatgaaatataaaatgattttaaattatcattcaATTAGAAACTAtcacatataataaatttattaatttttataataattaattttaaaataatatcaataataatgtGTGATTAAATAAGTAGTGTATAGTTACGATTAATATGTCATCATTAAACTCTTAAAGTAATTATACATTCAAAAATActtttgattaataatatataaacaaatttatagTATAAAAATCTTAAGATATATTATGATGTTATGTCGGAAAGTATGAACTGAATTTTGGCAATCTGCATATGAGTAGTCACATGCTTGATGTCACTTTCTATTAACTTAATAAGATTCAGGTAAGGGTCACACATATGCAAACCATGTCTTCAGTTCTGAGCCATATTTTTGGGAGGATCAAAATTCTGAGGTTCCAATTAACTCCATGTCCTTAGATTCTTCCTTGATCAGTTTCTCAGAAAACTTTGCTCCTTGCACGTGGATCTTGTACCCTCGCAACATGGGCGCACCCATCTTGCTCTCTCCTCAAAACATGCATCTTTATAACCTTCCAATAGCTTGGCCGAGCAACTTTTTAAACCAAAGTTCCagcttttaattactttaattttttgttgtcaCTTTACCTCTTTAATATTAAGTTGATATGTGTTTCTTTCCTTAGACAAACCGAAAGGAAAATATTGAGAATGGTAGAGCTGAAATGTCTTGTGTATGAAACTTAACCTAAGAGCAGTGGCTAGGACAATAATAATGGCTCTCAGTTGGAGCCAGACATAGAGCAGACTCACTATCCATATCCGATCGAAAATGTTTTTGTGTACATTTCTGTTTTAAAGGAATTCCTTCCAAACTGCAGCTACTATTACGAGGAGAAAAGTGACCAAGGGGCACCTCGATCGCCCAACTCTTTAATATGCTATTCATGTCCTTTTCTTTTGCTGGAAATTTTTGgactttttcttcaattaagaTACGTATTTCCGGAGATTACACGAGGCCTCTAGAAAATGCTAACACATTTCTATTAATCTCTTtttgaaatcataaaatatGTTACTTAGTATTGacagcttttatttttcctgtgTTGTACTAGTATTATGACGACACCTACACTCTTAAACCCTTCACACTAGCGTGATCTTTATGAGTTTATATTTACGGCTTTTACTATTATCTTAAATTCGTTAACTAAAAAGCAAATTAATTGTAAATAAAGATTATTAACTTGACTTGAGTAGAGACTATTTTGATAGCCAATGTGTTCATTTGAGTAAAATTGAACTTAGTTATCTTAATTAATAAGGtctcaattcaaattttatcagtgaaaaaaacataattagaaggaaaaaatattttaaaaataattagtcgGGGTTAGAATGAATtgagacaaaggaaaagagaaatagaaaaaataagataaaaaagaaagtgatagataaaataagtgaaaaaaagataaagataaaaaaattagaaaggaagtaagatgaaaaagaaagtagatatatatttataataattattaatcatattaattattttattctctttctttAGATTACCCAAGAGGGATgaataatttcttttctttgagaaatgtccttttttttccttaaacatGTCATTGATACAAGATTTcacttgatttttaatttaattaaaaaaattaattgatatttttaatgaaaatttcttttttaattatatttttctttatttataagatttaatgaaattaagttCTTTAGAAAAGAGAAATGTGTTATTTATACTGTTCacaagaatttattttaataacttaaaaagttctcataataaaatcatgaatcacttttataaatatatgcAAGCAATCCTAATCACTCCCAATACCAAGagaatcaaaattcaaagtttCTTATCTCGACTATTGCAAAAGTAATATACGTAAGatcaattgtttgaataaaaaaaaattgaatcccTACCGGACATTTAGTTTAACTTTaataactattatattattatataactttcaataagataatattttttaaaaaaattattattggatttaaaatttctttcatagattatgtatttgtaaaattttatattaattcaaaatcataaaatccacgtaatataaatattttaaaatatgaattatttgattactttttattatttaattttgataaaatttgatatagaatattttagtaatatataaatataattcaataattagataaataaaaatcacgttataaaataatataataattattaaaattaaaccaaTAGTTggaagttgatttttttatataaaaagtttgCCGAGTAAAGTATCTGAAAGAGTAAAGTTGGCCTAATGCTAAtaccaaataattcacataaCAATCAACTTCATCGGAAAGTTGCGTTTCAACTTGGCCAGCTTATTATCATCAGTCTCTTCCAGAAGCGGTTTAGTTTTGCACCTTATAGTGGGACGAAAGACAACATCTTCGGAAAATACCACAATACCAAGAGACATAACCGTGATTAGACGATTTCACCAATCATATATGTCCAGGTTCAATGGAAAAATTACTATTGGCAATGAATTCAACTTTGTCCACTTCCACAACCATGCAACAGCAATTGCAAAATTGTCTACCATCTCAAAAAAGTTTAGTCAAATAAACACCCATTTCAACATACTAATTacattttgtcaaaaaaaaaaaacatactaatTACATCAGATTAAcaatcaataatcctaaattcaATAACTACATTAAAAGTtagactaaaaaatttaattatccaGAATAATCCTAATTAAAGTAAATAAGATTGTACCATACCCAGAATGTAAGATTAACCTATAGTTGAAAAAtgacaaagagagaaaaaaaagagaaaaaatgcaAGTTAAAATCTCTTCAAATAAtctttctaataaaaattaatatttattcataaaaaaacaaaaaataaaaagaatatcaaGACAGAGAAGTAggtcaatattattattataataatataggaAAGGAGGGTGACAAATTACAGTAATGGCCCATGCCACATTTACAGAACCAGCACCCAACAATCCCATCCGTTTTACGATACacattcattattattattccttATCACCATATGGTAGTGATTACAATTTCTCAACAGACTCAAacctagaagaagaagaagaaatcctcATCAAATCTCAGACTCAGAGACCATGGATCTCAATACTGCAATATATCCGCAGAAGCCATAATAGGGTGGTTCAGATACCCCATATTCAACGGGTTGAAGAagctattattattaattggcTCAACGAAGGTGCTCGATGTTGCTGCTGCTCCAAAACCCGCCACAGTGGTGGCATTCAACACGTCAACGATCTCATTCAGAGACTCTAACCTGTGACTAAGCTCACCCACCTGAGCCCTAAGCACCGAGTTCTCAGCCTCAACGCTCAGGTACTGTTGCGTGGTGATGTTGACGCTTGTGAGTATTTGTTGGTTCTCTTTTCTGAGCTGAGCCACTTGGGAAACAAGATCGTCCAAGTGCTTCTGCTTCCTCATGCGAGATCGCCGTGCAGATTCGCGGTTTGATAtcattctcttcctctttctctGATCCATCACCGCCTGCAAATCCTCCTCAGAACCAGAGTTCTGAAGCAGAGATGACCCTGAAGATGTTCCACTTGAGGAAGCCATCTTTTATGATTCAATACAATTAATTGACACAATTGGCAGGACCAGGACCCAGACACTAACTAGACACAAACTCAGAAAAATAATATTGCAGatagattttattatatatgatgatgatgataataataataataataataa harbors:
- the BZIP124 gene encoding bZIP transcription factor bZIP124 yields the protein MASSSGTSSGSSLLQNSGSEEDLQAVMDQRKRKRMISNRESARRSRMRKQKHLDDLVSQVAQLRKENQQILTSVNITTQQYLSVEAENSVLRAQVGELSHRLESLNEIVDVLNATTVAGFGAAATSSTFVEPINNNSFFNPLNMGYLNHPIMASADILQY